In Silvanigrella paludirubra, the following are encoded in one genomic region:
- a CDS encoding alpha/beta fold hydrolase — translation MDELEIQKGIVLRYHDIGNGFPIIFVHGTPSSSDEFITVINKFKNTFRVIAPDHIGFGASDKPKDYDYTIQNHQENFSKLIQHLNLKKFHIVVHDFGGIISLPFILENMNLVSSLVIINSWAWPMSKIEYFPNWMKFLMSSATMKFLYLKMNYSPKFFVKLAWGKHTPLTIEKHQKYIEKFKNQDERFGTWGFAQALVKENDDVWQIENQLNKLSKIPVLLLWGASDKLITLKSYEYWKKLIPNAKTKVLEKVGHFVADEAPELMIEEIENFYSK, via the coding sequence ATGGATGAATTGGAAATACAAAAGGGTATAGTTTTAAGATATCATGATATTGGAAATGGTTTTCCCATAATATTTGTTCATGGAACACCAAGCTCATCGGATGAGTTTATTACTGTTATAAATAAATTTAAAAATACATTTCGAGTTATTGCTCCAGATCATATTGGGTTTGGAGCGTCTGACAAGCCCAAAGATTATGATTATACCATTCAAAATCATCAAGAGAATTTTTCAAAATTAATACAGCATTTAAATTTAAAAAAATTTCATATTGTGGTTCATGATTTTGGAGGAATTATTTCTCTTCCTTTTATTCTTGAAAATATGAATTTGGTATCTAGTTTAGTTATCATAAATTCTTGGGCATGGCCTATGAGTAAAATTGAATATTTTCCTAATTGGATGAAATTTTTAATGTCATCTGCAACAATGAAATTTTTATATTTAAAAATGAATTATTCTCCAAAATTTTTTGTTAAGTTAGCATGGGGAAAACATACTCCTCTAACGATAGAAAAACATCAAAAATATATAGAGAAGTTTAAAAATCAAGACGAAAGGTTTGGCACTTGGGGATTTGCTCAAGCTCTTGTGAAAGAAAATGACGATGTTTGGCAAATAGAGAATCAATTAAATAAACTTTCTAAAATTCCTGTTTTGTTATTATGGGGAGCATCAGATAAATTAATTACTTTAAAATCTTATGAATATTGGAAAAAATTAATTCCTAATGCAAAAACAAAAGTTTTAGAAAAAGTAGGTCATTTTGTTGCGGATGAAGCTCCTGAACTTATGATAGAAGAAATTGAGAATTTTTATTCAAAATGA
- a CDS encoding YjjG family noncanonical pyrimidine nucleotidase, with protein sequence MKYSLVFFDADDTLFDFSKSQEIAFRESISHFNISYHTDRLYYEYKKSNKELWAKLEQGSINADELRLLRFKNIFETHKINQDPKIFGDYYIEKISKSTHLIPYALQICQFIKSLNIKIGIITNGFTDTQKNRFEKSELFPFFDSITISQETGFRKPQPEIFEIALKKHLNIKKEEVLMIGDNLHADILGANEFGMDTCWFHKSGGQPKADIQPKYIITELMQLKKIIAKT encoded by the coding sequence ATGAAATATTCCCTTGTTTTTTTTGATGCTGACGATACCCTCTTTGACTTTAGCAAATCTCAAGAAATTGCTTTTCGAGAGTCCATTTCGCACTTTAATATAAGCTATCATACGGATAGACTTTATTACGAATATAAAAAATCAAATAAAGAACTCTGGGCAAAATTGGAACAAGGCTCCATTAACGCAGATGAATTAAGATTACTCCGTTTCAAAAACATTTTTGAAACTCATAAAATTAATCAAGATCCTAAAATCTTTGGCGACTATTATATAGAAAAGATTTCAAAAAGTACACATTTAATCCCCTATGCCTTACAAATCTGTCAGTTTATTAAATCACTAAATATAAAAATTGGAATTATAACAAATGGTTTTACCGATACTCAAAAAAACAGATTTGAGAAATCAGAGCTATTTCCCTTTTTTGATTCTATTACAATTTCCCAAGAAACAGGCTTTCGTAAACCACAACCTGAAATTTTTGAAATCGCATTAAAGAAACACTTAAACATAAAAAAAGAAGAAGTCCTTATGATAGGTGATAATTTACATGCAGATATTCTAGGAGCGAATGAATTTGGAATGGATACATGCTGGTTTCACAAAAGCGGGGGACAACCTAAAGCCGATATTCAGCCTAAATATATCATTACAGAGTTAATGCAACTTAAAAAAATTATTGCTAAAACATAA
- a CDS encoding putative Na+/H+ antiporter: protein MAVSCPEQISIMSELLQNKVIIYSATFIFVCAVLHTFCTSRIIAMAHKRPKGSMSEKVLHFLGEVEVVFGFWAFIFIALISVYLGMPASLSFLNELDFKEAIFVFIIMCMSATKPVMYLADRGINFLSLFFSKIFFVHKKIALFCCIYIFGSLSGSLITEPVAMTVCALLLQEHFFSKTENMRFKYAMLGLLFVNISIGGTLTHFAAPPVLIVANTWKWDLQFMFTNFGWKSIIAVLIGTLVTSVIFRNPIKDTEKSLIINEEKQKTPYWIIVTNIVFLILCIVYHKYVSFLIPLFLLFIGWFEVTKEYHDSLKIRESLLVGFFLGGLVTLGALQQWWLIPLVNLLQPVTMFIGATALTAVTDNAALTYLGTLVPNLSDAMKYSLVAGAVAGGGLTVIANAPNPIGYGILNKNLGEDGISPLYLFLGSLPYTLIAIICLIFL, encoded by the coding sequence ATGGCAGTAAGTTGTCCTGAACAAATTTCAATAATGAGTGAACTTTTACAAAATAAAGTAATTATTTATTCTGCAACTTTTATTTTTGTATGCGCTGTTTTGCATACGTTTTGTACCAGTCGAATTATAGCTATGGCACATAAGCGTCCAAAGGGATCTATGTCAGAAAAAGTTCTTCACTTTTTGGGAGAAGTTGAAGTCGTATTTGGTTTTTGGGCTTTTATTTTTATTGCTTTAATTTCTGTTTATTTAGGAATGCCTGCATCATTAAGTTTTTTAAATGAACTTGATTTTAAAGAAGCTATTTTTGTTTTTATTATTATGTGTATGTCAGCAACAAAACCTGTTATGTATCTTGCTGATAGAGGAATAAATTTTTTATCCTTATTCTTTTCTAAAATATTTTTTGTTCATAAAAAAATTGCTCTTTTTTGTTGTATTTATATTTTTGGCTCTTTATCAGGTTCATTAATTACTGAGCCCGTTGCTATGACAGTATGTGCTTTATTATTACAAGAGCATTTTTTCTCGAAAACAGAAAATATGAGATTTAAGTATGCTATGCTTGGATTATTATTTGTTAATATTTCTATCGGAGGCACACTCACTCATTTTGCCGCACCACCCGTTTTAATCGTTGCAAATACATGGAAATGGGATCTTCAATTTATGTTTACAAACTTTGGTTGGAAATCAATTATTGCCGTTCTAATTGGCACATTAGTAACTTCTGTGATTTTTAGAAATCCAATTAAAGATACTGAAAAAAGCCTAATTATAAATGAAGAAAAGCAAAAAACACCTTATTGGATAATTGTTACAAATATTGTATTTCTAATACTATGTATTGTTTATCATAAATATGTTTCTTTTTTAATTCCATTATTTTTATTATTTATTGGTTGGTTTGAAGTAACAAAAGAATATCATGATTCTTTAAAAATAAGAGAAAGTTTACTTGTTGGTTTCTTCTTAGGCGGCCTTGTTACTTTAGGCGCTCTACAACAATGGTGGCTTATTCCTTTAGTAAATTTATTGCAGCCAGTTACAATGTTTATTGGAGCTACAGCTTTAACTGCTGTTACAGACAATGCAGCTTTAACTTATTTAGGTACCTTAGTTCCTAATTTATCAGATGCTATGAAATATTCACTTGTTGCTGGAGCTGTGGCTGGTGGTGGATTAACCGTTATTGCAAATGCACCCAATCCAATTGGCTACGGAATTTTAAATAAAAATTTGGGTGAAGATGGAATAAGTCCTCTTTATTTATTTTTAGGTTCTTTGCCGTATACTTTAATTGCGATAATATGTTTAATTTTTCTATAA